The Chlorocebus sabaeus isolate Y175 chromosome 20, mChlSab1.0.hap1, whole genome shotgun sequence genomic sequence TAAAGTTTGTAAGAATAGTGCCTGATAGCATCTGATCAGAGctgaataaatgttagcaattgtTTTGATTCACCGCAGAGGGCGGTCTACGAGAGCGCGGAGCCCCACTCGGCCAGCGGGGCCTGGCGGGGGACCTGTCGCCCTGAAAGCTCCAGGGTAGGGCCAGCGCCCGTCAGGAGGCGCATCCGttcgggaggcgcaggttgcagtctGCAGCCCGCGGCGCCACGCCCAGGCGGGCGGAGCGCGGTTCCCGGAGTCTCGAGCCCGCGGTCATGTGACACAGTGAAGATGGCGTCGCCCAGCTGCCTGTGGCTCTTGGCTGTCGCTCTCCTGCCATGGACCTGCGCTGCCCGGGCGTTGCATCATCTGGACCCGCCGGCGCCGCTGCCGTTGGTGATCTGGCATGggatgggtgagtgagtgagaagTTGAAAAGGGTTTGGCGATTCTCTCTCCTTCTAGCCTCGGTTCGCATCTGCAAAATGCGGGTGTAGAGGGCGAGGACCTGGTCCCACAGCTCGCGGCTGCCTCGACATTTTAGGATTTGAAAGATTTGAAGGATTTGAAGGATCTGCATTGGAacgagagaaggggaaggagctCTCCTTTGATGAGCTCAAAGAGAGCCGCGCACGGTGTTGAGGTTTTACATGCTGTCCTTGATTAATCCTTACAGTAGTGGCGTCAGGATGCGGCATCTCGCACTTGATCAGGCTAGGTGAGCCGCGGCTGGCTACATGACTGGCGCATCTAcccttttatttattccttcacaCATTGAACAGAGATTTGTTAGGCACCTACAGTCATTTACAAATTGAGTaacccttatctgaaatgcttgggactgAGAAGTATTtcggatttttaaaaaatgtttgcatATATACAACAAGATATCTTGGGGGTTGGACCCaggaaattcatttatttttcgtatacaccttatacacatacctggaaggtaattttttttgtttttttgttttttttccctgagacagagtctcgctctgtcgcccgggctgaagtgcagtggccggttctcagctcactgcaagctccgcctcccgggtttatgccattctcctgcctcagcctcccgagtagctgggactacaggcgcctgccacctcgcccagctagttttttgtattttttttttagtagagacggggtttcactgtgttaggcaggatggtctctatctccggacctcctgatccgcccatcttggcctcccaaagtgctgggattacaggcttgagccaccgcgcccggcctgctggaAGTGaattttatgcaatattttaaataattttgtgcaacctgtcacatgaggtcaggcgtGGAAATTTCCAATTGTGGCATTATGTCTGCTCTGAAAagctttcagattttggatttcgcATTTTCAGATTAGGATGCTCAACCTATATTAATTTAACAcagttattgagcacctactaggtgctgaggatacagtAGGGAACTAAACAGGCTAAATTCTTTGTTCTTTTGGAACCGACTCTCCAGTAGGAGGAGCAGattataaagaaattaataagtaaaacaaCATATCAAATGGTGGTAAGTGCAATGGAGAAAAGTATACTAGGCTGTACGATAAAGATGAGGTGGGGGCTTGCACTTTTAATAAAGCAAAGTTGGGAAAGAATTCATTAAAAAAGTGACATCTGAATGCAAAACAGGTGGATGAGGACAGTTGCCATTTGGCTATCTGGTAGAAGGAACAGTAAATGGGAAAGCACTGATGCGGAAGTATGTCTGGTATATTCAACAGACAGCATTCAGGTCAGTGTGGCTGGAAATGAGTGAGCAAGGGGAAGAAGTTAGGAGTTTAGTTTGGAAGGGAGGGGCAGTTACAGAAGTTATTGGGCCTAGTAAGACTAATGCAGGGACTTTGGCTAGAGTGTCATGGGGAACTTTGTGACCACatgagtgacatgatctgacacatttttaaagaatcactTTAGTTGCTGTATTGAGAATAGATTGTAGGGGTTCATGGATAGTCACAGGGAGACAGGTTAGGAAACTATTGCAATAATTTAAACAAGAGATGATGATGGCTTGAAACTGTAGAGTAACAATAGAGGTGTTGAGAAGTGGTCAAAGTTTGGATAGATTTTGAAGGTGGATTGCTAACAGATCAGACTtggaataagagagaaagaaaggagccaAAGATGACTCCACAGGTTTTGGCCTGGACAATTGGAAGGgtgaagttttcattttaccAAGATGGGGAAGCCTGTAGGACAAGCTGACTTAGGGTGGGGGAAAGACCAAGAGTCTGCTTTTGGGCTTACTGAACTCGAAATCCTCATGAGACATCCAGGAAATGTTGTAGAGGCATGGAGCATGGAGTCTAGGATAGAGATACGGGCTGGAGATTTAAGTAGGGAGTCTTCGGCATACAGCTAGTAGTTAAAGGCCTGGTGAGATCACCTAGGAAATGAGTATACACAGAGGACTGAGCCCTGAGGTACTCCATTCCCTTTGGAGGTGGAGGAAATGAGGAGAAACTAGCAAAGGAGACTGTATCCGAACAACCAGTGAAGTGGAGGGGTCAGGAAAGCTCAGTGTCCTCGACACCAAGTGAAGAAAGTGTTTCAGGAGGAAGGGCATGATCAACTGCATCAAATGTTGATAGGTCCTGAGTAACTGTATCAAATGTTAATGGGTCAAGGAAGATAAAGGCTGACAACTGATAATTGGATTTAGCAATATAAAGATGACTAATCTTGACAAAAGCAGTTTTGGGAGAGTGGTGACGGTGAGAGCTTCATTGGGATGGGTTACAGAAAAATATTCGGAGTAATTAGAGTCAGCAAATACAGACAAACACTTTCAAGGTTCTGCACCAGACCCTGGGGCTACTACTGTGGGGTCACAAGAGGACACAAGTTAGGAGCTTTGTGTTTTCCCAGAGCTCACAGTTAGTCAGTtgcaggggaggcagaggcagttaAGTAACCTACAATTACAGCTCAGTGTGGAGAACGTTGTTTTCAGAGAAGTAAAAGGAATAGACAATTCTCTAGGCAATTgccttttcttcttctaaaaTTGGTGCTTAAGCTTTCTTGCAGGTTGAAAATGGAATGAGTAAGTTCGAAATGGGAAATGATCTCACTCCACTTCTCCTACTCAGTAGCCagtttgcttcctgttcctaGTTCTGGTTCCTTGAAATAGAAGAAACAAGTCTGGGATTAGGACAAGATAAAGAGGCTCCTGAAGTGCAAATTTAAGGAGGCACTCACTCTCAAATTCAGGGTCAGCACTTACATAAACCTGAGAATGAGTgcctccttaaattttgtgccctagagcaggggtccccaactcccTGGGTTGGGTCTGTGACCTGTTAGGCactaggccacacagcaggaggtgagtgagcCTGGAGCCTTACGGCCATGAGCTCTACCTCCTCTCAggtcagcagtggcattagattctcataggagctcaaatcctgttgtgaactgcgcatgtgagggatctgggTTGCGTGCTCCTTATCAGAAAATAAcgaatgcctgatgatctgaggtggaacagttttgaaaaattgtcttccacgaaactggtccctggtgccaaaaagattgagGACCGCTGTCCTAGATGCTTCATTTGCCTCACCCTAGTCCTGGCCCTGAAGACAAAACTTTGCATCTCTTCACCCCAAATATCCTGTGTGATAGGGGAAGGGAATGTGTACCTgtgcttatttttcatttgtaaatatgGTGTCTTAATTATCCTATAtgggcttttttggttttttgagacagggtctcattttgttgcccaaactggtctcaaactcctggcctcaagcaaccctcctgcctcgtcttaccaaagcgctgggatgataggtatgagccaccatgcttggcctatatggaatttttttttttttttttttttttttgagatggagccttgctctgttgcccaggctgaagtgcagtggcatgatcttggctcactgaaacctccacccttcaggttcaagcgattcttctgcctcagccccccaagttgctgggactacagacacgcgcctccacacccagctaatttttgtatttttagtagagatggggtttcaccatgttgcccaggctggtctcgagctcctgacctcgtgatccacccacctcggcctcccaaagtgctgggattacagacatgagccacgacacccagctccTGTATGGACTTTTGAAGCTTGTTATTACTTGATGAACAGGAGCTAAGcaaaaaatgttctttcttctattttttaaaattgaggtaaaaattcatataaatttaaccattttaaattgtgcaattcagtggcatttagtgtaTTTGCTATGTTGTGCAACTAACACTTCTCTCTTTTTCAACGCCCCAGGAAAACACACATAGCCATTAAGCAATCACTCCCTGTTCTCCCCTCCTACTACTTCTTGATAATCTCCAACTTAGTTTTCTGTATATCAGTGGATCTGCCTATTCTTTTTGATCATATAAAAGGGATCATGCATTCTGTGACCTTTTgagtctggcttgtttcacttaatgtaatgtttttgaggttcattcaagttgtagcatgtgtcagcactttcttcctttttataactgagtaatattccattgtgtgaatataccacattttgttcagtcattcattcatggCCTTCTGGATGGTTTCTCCcttttgactattacaaatatTGCTGCTGTTAACATCTATATGCAAGCTTCTGTGTAGAcgtgtgtttttatttcttttgggtgtataacTAGGAGTTGAATTGCTGAGTCATTTAGTaattgtatgtttaactttttgagaaaccaccaaactgtttttcacagtggctgcttattacattcccaccagcaatgtccAAGGGATCCCGTTTTTCTACATCCTTGACAATACTTGTTGGTTTctattaaaaagtattattaaagACATCCTAGTCTGTgcgaaatggtatctcattgtggttttgctttgcatttcacATGCTTTTCACATGCTAGTTGTtagacatttgtatatcttctttggaaaaatatctgtttaattccttttcctgtttttaaattagGTTGTCCTTGAGTTGTAAGTGAGTTATAAATTCCtagtatattctggatattaagccCTTATTGGataaatgttttgcaaatattttcttccattctgtacaTTGTTTTCACGTTCTTGATAATGCTCTTTGAGACCTCaaagtttttaaacaataaataatgttttgaCTTATGAGtttccttcattattttttgttggcTAGGAGACAGCTGTTGCAATCCCTTAAGCATGGGTGCTATTAAAAAAATGGTTGAGAAGAAAATACCTGGAATTTACGTCTTATCTTTAGAGATTGGGAAGACCTTGATGGAGGTAAGGCGCTTCACAGCTGTTCCTTTGAGGAGTTGCTGGCTGCTTTCATAGCATATACTGTTGAAATGCTTTGCCTTGTGTTTTTAGCAGCAAATCATACAATGATACTTTCACCCTTGAGTGGCTCATGTGAGGATACCAACCTAAACGAGTTTACCTCTTAGAGAAGATGTCAGTGGTTGTTTTCAGTCCCATCCTGTCACTTCTCTCTGGCTTCTTTTTTAGGACGTGGAAAACAGCTTCTTCTTGAATGTCAATTCCCAAGTAACAACAGTGTGTCAGACACTTGCTAAGGATCCTAAACTGCAGCAAGGCTACAACGCTATGGGATTCTCCCAGGGAGGCCAATTTCTGTAAGTTCCTTTTTGTTACATTGTACCACTTATAtggaattgatttctttttttctttcattcggATAAATCCACTCCTTCACAATTCAAGATTGTCACCTATCTTGGAAGGGAAATTTCCTAAAATGTTCCCATGTACGAAGCTTTATGgaacttaatttcttttcttttcttttttgagacggagttttgctcttgttgcccaggccggagtgcagtggtgtgatcttggttcactgcaacctccacatcctaggttcaagcgattctcctgcctcagcctcccgagtagctgggactacaggtgctcaccaccatacctagctaattttttgtatttttagttgagatggggtttcaccatgttgtctgggctggtcttgaactcctggcctcaagtaatccactcaccttggcctcccaaagtgctggaattacaggtgtgagccaccgtgaccttggcctcccaaagtgctggaattacaggtgtgagccaccgtgaccttggcctcccaaagtgctggaattacaggtgtgagccaccgtgcccagccagagcttaatttattttctgtgaaaGTTGAAAGAAAGATTTGCATTCACCCATATTAGAGGAAAATGCTGAAACTCTGTGGGTTTGGGGAACCACAGAGGATGACCAGCTTAGTCTGTGATGCTGATTGTGGATGATACATTTCCATCTGACAGTTGGAGCTAAAACTCTCTTTTGTTCCATAGGAGGGCAGTGGCTCAGAGATGCCCTTCACCTCCCATGATCAATCTGATCTCAGTTGGGGGACAACATCAAGGTAACTTTacctctttgctttgttttttctctgttctAACCCACATgaccatgtgatttttaaaaaatctaggaACTGTATTTGCACAAGACATCAGCCATCCTTGCAAAATCCTATTTCTCTAGCTTTTAACAAACTAGCCAGCATTGCTGGAGACATAGGAAGAGACTTAGGATTCCAGAGGCCTGCATCACTAGGTTGACATCTACTTCTCTCCAATTTTGTTGACACGATTGCATGGAAGTGAGATGGTTATAGCCACGTGGCAGGCGGTGGTTGAGGAGTTAGGAAAATCGAGTGACCTTTCCTGTTCTCTGACTTGGTGATATCCTCTTGAATTTAGGCTTAGGCAAAGAATAGTGTGTAAGCTCTTTTGTCTTTAAATTTAAACCCTTTGAGAAATAGCAGCTTTTCTGTTTAGACAGAATTCCATACTTTTGGGGAAGGATGTGTCTTTAGAATGGAATTTCATCTCTGTTGCGATGGGTATAGCTATTAGCTGGTATAATGTGGGAGCAGAATAATTCTCCATATAATCAGGAAACCTGGACTCACCCAATTAACTATTAGTAGTCATAGGCAAGTAATTTGGTATCTTAGGTTCCACTCACAGAGGAAACCAAAATATGGTCCTGCCTGTCTTATAGGAATTTTTCAGAGGATAAAGTGAAATAATAGGTaggaaaacactttttaaaagtataaggaTTATACAAACACAAGTTGGTAAAACCAGctttattattcattcaacaaatatttattgaaaacctactatatgccaggaacaagacagacaaggtcCTTGCGttcatgaaatatatatatacacacacacacacgcatgtgcgcatatatacacatacatacatagacatatgcacatatatacacacatacatagatgtatgtatgcatatacatgcacttatatacacacatatatatacacacatatgtatgtacacgATAAAATAGAGGATAGCCGGGCACgaggtggtgtatacctgtagtcactgctacttgggaggttgaggctggaggatcatttgaagccaggagtttgaggcactGTGGCATGCTAtaattgtgcctgtgaatagccattgcactttagtctgggcaacatagcaagacccaatatcttggaaaaaaacaagaacaacaggATACTGTGTGAAGGACACACTAGTGGTTGTAGTGCTTAAAGGAGTGGGCTCTGGGGCCAAACTGCCTGTGTCTGATCCTTATCCCTTATTGTCTAACCTTGGACAAGGTATTTAACCTCtcagatttacagttttctatCTGTGATATGGGGAAAATAATGATATCTACTCCACAGGGTGGTTTTGAGGATTACATTAATTATTGCCAATATTTTGCTCAGAACTATTCGTGGTACTCAAAACAGTGTTATTGATGAGGATGCTAAGGATGAAGTATaactgggggaggggaaggaaatgaGGATGGGTACTATTTGAGGTAAGCTGGTCAGATATGACTTGCCTAGGACCAAGACCTGAGAGCTGAAAATGAGTCCAGCCATGTGATGCAGCACATCCTCCAGCGATGAGCAGGTACAAAGATCCTTAGGCGGGAAGGAGTGTAAGCAGCACCGGGAGGAAGCTGGTGATGGTATTCGTTCTCTGCACTTTATTTTCATGAGGAACAAGTGAATGAGATCAGAGTTTGGTCCTGTTCGTTTTGTTTCTCACAGCGCCTTGTGCATAATGGGTATTGGATACATGATTACTGAAGGAATGAATATTTGTCATCTACCTCTGTAGGTGTTTTTGGACTCCCTCGATGCCCAGGAGAGAGCTCTCACATCTGTGACTTTATCAGAAAAACACTGAATGCTGGGGCGTACTCCAAAGTTGTTCAGGAACGGTATGTATGGTTAGCTGAAAAGATTACACACCGGTCACTGTGTGAAAATACTATGCTGACTTTCATGCTCACAGTGATTCCAGCAGTAGTTCCTTATGACATTCaaatgagatcttttttttttttgaaacagagtttcgctctttttgcccaggctggagtgcagtggcgtgatcttggctcactgcagcctccacctcccaggttcaagcaagtctcctgcctcagcctccaagtagctgggattacaggcatgtgccaccacgcccggctaattttgtattttcagaagagacagggtttctccatgttggtcaggctggtctccaactcctgacctaaggtgatccacccgccttggcctcccaaagtgctgggattacaggcgtgagccacagtgcccggacTTCAAATGAGATCTTTTTGTACCATCTGCTCAATTTCATTGTAAACCTAAACTTGCTCCAAAAAGtgtattaattaaaaaacaaagaaagacaaacaagGGCATTTTTCTATGTAAGAACAATATAATTATAACAGAATaaatttccatctttaaaaaacaaacagaaagtctttttttttttttttttttgagacggagtctggctctgtcacccaggctggagtgcagtggccggatctctgctcaccgcaagctcctcctcccgggtttacgccattctcctgcctcagcctccggagtagctgggactacaggcgcccgccacctcgcccggctagttttttgtactttttagtagagacggggtttcaccgtgttagccaggatggtctcgatctcctgacctcatgatccgcccgtctcggcctcccaaagtgctgggattacaggcttgagccaccgcgcccggccacagaaAGTCTTTAGAAAGTACTAAGCTCAAGGAATTATTGTTGGTATTTAGAGGATAGATTCTTTATGTTGGTAGCTACTCCCTACATCACTGTCCCTGACTACTCAAATGTATTTGGGAATTTAGCATGGCCAGcctggcacgatggctcacacttgtaaccccaactctttgagaggccagggcaggaggattgcttgaagccagaagttcaagaccagtctgagcaacatagtgagacccctgtctctattaaaatctatttaaaaaaaaaaaaaaaagatgcagaattACTTTTGTAGTGTGtgcttgttcatttgtttccAAACTTAATGTATATCAGAACCACAGGGAAATTCATTAAAAATGGATTCCCAGGCTCTATCCTTAGAAGTTGTAGGCCTCCCGGGCGCGGtcgcttaggcctgtaatcccagcactttgggaggctgagatgggcggatcacgaggtcaggagatcgagaccatcctgcctaacacggtgaaaccccgtctctactaaaaaatacaaaaaactagccgggcgaggtggcggccgcctgtagtcccagctactcgggaggctgaggcaggagaatggcgtaaacctgggaggcggagcttgcagtgatctgagatccggccaccgcactccagcctgggcaacagagtgagactctgtctcaaaaaaaaaaaaaaaaaaaaaaaaagaagttgtaggctgggcacggtggctcacacctgtaatcccagcactttgggaggcagaggtgggtggatgatgaggtcaggagtttgagaccagcctgaccaacatggtgaaaccctgtctctactaaaaatacaaaaattagctgagcacggtggtgcctgtaatctcagctactcaagaggctgaggcaggagaatcgcttaaaaaacccaggaggcggagcttgcagtgagccgagattgcgcattgcactctagcctgggcgacagagggagactctgtctcaaaaaaaaaaaaaaaaaaaacagaagttgcGATGGTAGGTCTGATGTTCTCTAGATGATAGCTGGAGTTTGGGATCAACTAATTATCCGGTGGGTTTTCCAAGTGTCTCATTCTTGTCAAATAACAactttttattacagtatattctTGAAGCCATTTTCCAAGATACAGCCTTGTGACTGACTCATGTTGGAACAACCTACAGCTAGCTGTCTTTTCTCTTCCCACTCATTGGCTACACAAATAGCCACAAAGCTGTTTTGGGTCAACAGTACCACCTGATGGTTTTTATAGAAAACTAAGATACTCTGTACCTCTGTCTCCTTTTTTTACCCTCATGCTACACCAGGCTCTCCCCTTTGCCTGGTTTGATTGGCTGTGGCTAATCACGacttaattatttatattctacATATTCTTTGCTCTCATGGATTTGCATGGTATTTAGActtcattctttctcctttacTCTTGATTCTCACTCTTGCCCAGTTGCCTCCAAAAAGcctatacttttctttctttgtgtgaaCCAAAACAACTCTTGGCAATCAGAATTCTGTTAGTGATGCTAAGTGAGCAGTCCATCAGGGGGTGACAAGTGACATGTAAATACTGATTaaggtggggtgcggtggctcatgcctgttattccagcactttgggaggccttggtaggcagatcacttgaggcctggagttcgagaccagcctggccaacatggcaaaactccatctctactaaaaatacaaaaattagccaggtgtggtggcgcacacctgtagtctcagctactccggaggctgaggctagagaatcgcttgcacccaggaggcggaagttgcagtgagctgagatcgcgccactgcaccccagactaggtgacagagtgagactctatctcaaaaaataaaaataaaagatactgaTTAAAAGCAGTAGATTGATGTATttatcttcccttcctccttaaattttaatgaagtggtagcagaagaataaaaagtgataaacCCACAAGAGCAGAGAGAACAGGGAGAAAGGAGGTAAGAGACCATAAAAAATGCCAACATGTTTTTGAAAGCAAGCAAGCAGATGAATGAGTGTGAGAACTGTTTTAGCAGAGCAGATGGTGAAGGCTTAAAGTAACAAGGAGAAATCATTTTGTCTTTGTGATGCTGTCCTAGGTTGCCCCTGGTATTAGGGAAGATTAATTCTGGTTGCAAGAAGGAAACCATATCAAgccaaagtaaattttaaaagaaagtaatacTCTGTTGGTGCCTAAGGCCTCACAGGGCCTGGAATCAAGAATTGGGAGCCATGAGGAGCCAGGGTATTCTCTCTCCATTGCCATTGTTGCTTCTCTCTCTGTGTCGCTGCTGCTTCTCTCCATGCAGACCAGCTTCCCCTGCCACCCACATGATGGAAGGTGGCCTCGCACAGCTTCCAAATGTTTAATCTTCTGTTAGGAGATTGTCTCAGTCTGAGGCTAGAATCTCTCTGTCCTGATTCAGATTCTTCGGGAAGGGACCATGCCCCGGCTCAGGTCAGGTGTCCACCTCTGCTGTCATTAACTGTGGCCAGAGAAGTGGAACCATGCATACTCCCCA encodes the following:
- the PPT1 gene encoding palmitoyl-protein thioesterase 1 yields the protein MASPSCLWLLAVALLPWTCAARALHHLDPPAPLPLVIWHGMGDSCCNPLSMGAIKKMVEKKIPGIYVLSLEIGKTLMEDVENSFFLNVNSQVTTVCQTLAKDPKLQQGYNAMGFSQGGQFLRAVAQRCPSPPMINLISVGGQHQGVFGLPRCPGESSHICDFIRKTLNAGAYSKVVQERLVQAEYWHDPIKEDVYRNHSIFLADINQERGINESYKKNLMALKKFVMVKFLNDSIVDPVDSEWFGFYRSGQAKETIPLQETSLYTQDRLGLKEMDNAGQLVFLATEGDHLQLSEEWFYAHIIPFLG